A single region of the Vibrio cyclitrophicus genome encodes:
- a CDS encoding class I SAM-dependent methyltransferase, producing MSANALYTDLSGYYDLMCVDIDYQAQSNCVRRLHQIFGNEGKTHLDLACGTGPHVRHFIDFGYQSGGLDLNKPMLDIAEVRCPEAKFSVQNMSNFEVTEPLDLITCFLYSIHYNDGLEKLKECIESVHRALKPEGIFCFNVVDKDKINNDLFVRHTTNQDKDDFTFRSGWYYSGQGDKQALKLSIEKTTAGETQVWNDEHPMVAFTFKELIEILKPYFEVNIFEHDYDKLIPWDTQSGNALITCVKI from the coding sequence ATGTCCGCCAACGCACTCTATACCGACCTATCCGGTTACTATGATTTAATGTGTGTAGATATTGACTACCAAGCGCAAAGTAACTGCGTACGTAGACTCCATCAAATCTTTGGAAATGAAGGAAAAACACACCTCGACTTAGCTTGTGGCACCGGCCCACACGTTCGTCATTTTATTGATTTCGGTTACCAAAGTGGTGGCCTAGATCTTAACAAACCGATGTTAGACATCGCAGAAGTTCGCTGCCCAGAAGCCAAGTTCTCAGTACAAAATATGAGTAACTTTGAGGTTACTGAACCACTCGATCTTATCACTTGTTTCTTGTATTCCATCCATTACAACGATGGCCTTGAGAAGCTTAAAGAGTGTATCGAAAGTGTGCATCGCGCGTTAAAGCCCGAAGGTATTTTCTGTTTTAACGTGGTTGATAAAGACAAGATCAACAACGACCTTTTTGTGAGACATACAACAAACCAAGACAAAGACGATTTCACATTCCGATCTGGTTGGTACTACTCAGGCCAGGGCGATAAGCAAGCACTAAAGCTGAGTATCGAAAAGACGACCGCTGGTGAAACTCAAGTGTGGAATGATGAACACCCGATGGTTGCCTTCACGTTTAAAGAGTTAATCGAGATATTAAAGCCCTACTTTGAGGTGAATATCTTTGAGCACGATTATGACAAGCTGATTCCTTGGGATACTCAGTCCGGCAATGCGCTGATCACGTGTGTGAAAATCTAG
- a CDS encoding GGDEF domain-containing protein, whose product MSIQLDLTTTTPCQNFDSAQGRMTLQNHRIIDVDNEIAQIFGYRTREELLLNVELVYALVPSSYQNLAKKRYLEAIKGKLKKGKLYTDIPANGRNISIFCLSHIIELNSKPALQVTIIDITPVVEAQRKRDETDRMYRKLLSTSKQGILIHRNFKPLMVNQAWVEQQGAESIEQVLAMDSIISIIPEEQHSNAIKRCESILNGNTPNFSSVVSNHCFDGSYKYFNIYDNVINWEGEDAIQVILEEVTDKVLLEKELLHRAMHDDLTQVLNRRAIYDWMKKPVNQQIEMSCMLIDIDDFKLINDQFGHTVGDAVIKHLADSIKTHVELLNGVVGRWGGEEFIVFIPNAKPEHTQVIGERICRTFNQHTFVGFNRRQFTSSVSIGITNRCMCHSPNNINTLIRVTDDALYRSKTSGKNQVSINDDVVCHEATA is encoded by the coding sequence ATGAGCATCCAATTAGATTTAACCACCACGACACCCTGCCAGAATTTCGATTCCGCGCAAGGGCGCATGACATTGCAAAATCACCGAATTATTGATGTCGACAACGAGATAGCTCAGATCTTTGGTTACCGAACCCGTGAAGAGCTGTTATTGAACGTTGAATTGGTTTATGCGTTAGTTCCTAGCAGTTACCAAAATCTAGCCAAGAAACGTTACTTAGAGGCCATAAAAGGCAAACTTAAAAAAGGAAAGTTGTACACCGATATTCCAGCCAATGGCCGTAACATATCTATCTTCTGCCTATCACACATTATTGAACTCAATAGTAAACCCGCCCTCCAAGTCACTATCATCGATATCACACCCGTAGTCGAAGCTCAGCGCAAACGCGACGAAACAGATCGCATGTATCGAAAATTACTCAGTACATCGAAACAAGGTATTTTGATCCACCGAAACTTCAAACCTTTGATGGTTAATCAAGCTTGGGTTGAACAACAAGGTGCCGAATCTATCGAGCAAGTACTTGCAATGGACTCGATCATTTCAATCATTCCAGAAGAACAGCATTCAAATGCCATCAAGCGATGCGAGAGCATTCTCAATGGCAATACACCCAACTTCAGCTCTGTAGTATCCAACCATTGCTTTGATGGCAGCTATAAATACTTCAATATTTATGACAATGTAATCAACTGGGAAGGTGAAGACGCCATTCAAGTGATTCTTGAAGAAGTCACAGACAAGGTCTTGTTGGAAAAAGAGTTGCTGCACCGCGCTATGCATGATGACTTAACGCAGGTACTCAATCGCCGCGCCATTTATGATTGGATGAAGAAGCCTGTGAATCAGCAAATAGAAATGTCTTGTATGCTGATTGATATTGATGACTTTAAATTAATAAACGATCAATTTGGTCATACTGTTGGTGATGCTGTCATTAAACACTTAGCCGATTCCATTAAAACTCACGTTGAATTACTCAATGGCGTGGTTGGACGTTGGGGCGGAGAGGAATTTATTGTGTTCATTCCCAACGCGAAACCTGAGCATACCCAAGTCATAGGCGAACGTATCTGCCGTACTTTTAATCAACATACTTTTGTTGGGTTCAATCGCCGTCAATTTACATCGAGCGTCAGTATTGGCATCACCAACCGATGCATGTGTCACTCACCCAACAATATTAACACGCTAATTCGGGTGACGGATGATGCTCTTTATCGTTCAAAAACAAGTGGGAAAAATCAAGTCTCTATCAATGATGATGTGGTGTGCCACGAAGCAACTGCTTAA
- a CDS encoding GNAT family N-acetyltransferase, translated as MEPAPNVKNSMETSTSIEIKLDDLSGGEVIELLEEHLADMYATSPAESVHALDLDGLKSAEITFFSAWKDSQLLGCVAIKELNTQHAELKSMRTSQFARKSGVASQLLQHVLDTAAVRQYKTISLETGSEDYFKAARNLYEKFGFGYCDPFADYVLDPHSQFMTIELR; from the coding sequence ATGGAACCAGCACCAAACGTAAAGAACTCTATGGAAACCAGTACTTCAATAGAAATCAAGCTTGATGATTTATCGGGTGGGGAAGTTATTGAATTGCTTGAAGAGCACCTCGCTGATATGTACGCAACTTCGCCAGCCGAAAGCGTTCATGCTTTGGATCTCGATGGATTAAAGTCAGCAGAGATTACCTTTTTCAGCGCTTGGAAAGACAGCCAACTGCTTGGGTGTGTCGCCATTAAAGAGCTAAATACCCAACACGCTGAACTCAAATCAATGAGAACCTCGCAGTTTGCACGAAAGTCAGGTGTTGCTAGCCAACTTTTACAACATGTTTTAGATACCGCAGCCGTCCGTCAGTATAAAACCATCAGTTTAGAGACGGGCTCAGAAGACTACTTTAAGGCCGCGCGTAACCTGTATGAAAAGTTTGGCTTCGGATACTGCGATCCCTTTGCTGATTATGTGTTGGACCCACACAGCCAGTTCATGACTATTGAGTTGCGTTAA
- a CDS encoding amino acid transporter produces the protein MTTYFAGFSLGLSLILAIGSQNAFVLKQGLKNQHVLAVCAVCAISDALLISFGVTGFGAIVKQFPQIEQFARYGGAIFLGVYSFLSFRSAFTENHALEATAETKDSLTKAIAMCLAFTWLNPHVYLDTVVLLGSISTQYQPNQMLFGAGAVSASFVFFFSLGYGARFLAPMFKNPKAWKVLEFVVGVIMASIALSLIL, from the coding sequence ATGACGACTTACTTCGCAGGTTTCTCCCTTGGCCTTTCGCTGATTCTTGCGATTGGCTCTCAAAATGCGTTTGTTTTAAAGCAAGGGCTTAAGAACCAACACGTATTGGCAGTTTGCGCTGTGTGTGCCATTTCTGATGCCTTACTCATTAGTTTTGGCGTGACAGGCTTTGGCGCAATCGTTAAGCAGTTCCCACAAATTGAACAGTTCGCCCGTTATGGTGGGGCTATCTTTTTGGGTGTCTATTCATTCTTAAGCTTCCGTTCAGCATTTACTGAAAACCACGCATTAGAAGCCACTGCAGAAACTAAAGACTCGCTAACTAAAGCGATTGCGATGTGTTTGGCGTTTACTTGGCTTAATCCACATGTGTATTTGGATACAGTGGTATTGTTGGGTTCTATCTCAACTCAATATCAACCTAACCAAATGTTGTTTGGCGCTGGTGCCGTATCGGCGTCGTTCGTATTCTTCTTTTCACTTGGATATGGCGCTCGCTTCTTAGCTCCGATGTTTAAGAACCCGAAAGCGTGGAAGGTGTTGGAATTTGTCGTTGGCGTGATCATGGCATCCATTGCATTATCTTTGATCCTTTAG
- a CDS encoding porin family protein, translating to MLKSTFLLGLVGLVSLPTFAAGIEGGPYIGAGLGVYQDSDTDGAGSLDAESVGYSLYGGYQFNRIVGIELGYTDYADYESFGTKVLSPTSLSVAANLGYTFDNSIRPFVLAGLSYVDLNSKGSSIDDDSGAGFHFGVGVEYTPVENLTLRLISQADAVNIEFFGANGNRLASRDVAFSSVTLGASYNF from the coding sequence ATGCTTAAATCAACATTTCTATTAGGCCTAGTTGGCTTGGTTTCACTTCCTACATTTGCTGCTGGTATCGAGGGTGGTCCATACATTGGCGCAGGCCTTGGTGTGTATCAAGACTCAGACACTGACGGCGCAGGCAGTTTAGATGCTGAAAGCGTGGGGTACAGCCTTTATGGTGGTTATCAGTTTAACCGTATCGTAGGTATCGAGCTCGGTTACACAGACTATGCTGACTATGAATCATTTGGAACTAAGGTGCTTTCACCAACATCGCTTTCTGTTGCTGCAAACCTAGGTTACACGTTCGATAATTCTATTCGTCCTTTTGTACTGGCGGGCTTGAGCTATGTTGATCTCAACTCTAAGGGTTCTAGCATTGATGACGATTCTGGTGCTGGTTTCCATTTTGGTGTTGGTGTTGAATACACGCCAGTAGAAAACCTAACATTACGTTTAATCTCACAAGCAGACGCAGTAAATATCGAATTCTTCGGCGCTAATGGCAATAGACTGGCAAGCCGTGATGTCGCGTTTAGCTCGGTAACTCTGGGTGCTTCGTACAATTTCTAA
- the sbcD gene encoding exonuclease subunit SbcD: MKILHTSDWHLGQNFYNKSRKNEHERFLQWLLEQVTEHNIDAVIVAGDIFDTSTPPSYAREMYNKFVVDSNKIGCQLVLLGGNHDSVSVLKETQQLLKYMGADVIPNTNEDHATQVVELKGKNGDVEALVCAIPFIRPRDVLTSQAGVTGVERQKQLGDAIKQHYQSVYDAAVAKRATFENSEHMPIIATGHLTAMGVQQSDSVRDIYVGNLDGFAADGFPDADYIALGHIHRPQVVAKREYIRYCGSPIPLSFDELKSQKQVCVVEFVEGVRTISQLSVPMFQPLAEIKGDLSEIESQLNQYIGLDSEQSVWLSIEVQAQDYLSDLQERMRSLTDGLNVEVLQLRRARERRNQALEQESAETLSELSPMDVFNKRIALEEFETDSEKARLERMTVKFKQVMVEVSESAQAPNKVEE, encoded by the coding sequence ATGAAGATTCTTCACACGTCCGATTGGCACCTTGGCCAAAACTTCTACAATAAAAGCCGTAAGAATGAACATGAACGGTTTTTACAATGGTTACTTGAGCAAGTTACTGAGCACAATATCGACGCGGTCATTGTTGCTGGCGACATTTTCGATACCAGCACACCGCCGAGTTACGCTCGAGAGATGTATAACAAGTTTGTGGTCGATTCGAACAAGATCGGCTGCCAATTGGTGCTGTTAGGTGGAAATCACGACTCAGTCTCTGTGCTTAAAGAGACACAGCAGCTGCTTAAATACATGGGGGCAGACGTGATTCCTAATACCAACGAAGATCATGCGACTCAGGTTGTTGAACTCAAAGGCAAGAACGGCGATGTAGAAGCGCTGGTTTGTGCCATTCCTTTTATTCGCCCTCGCGATGTGTTGACAAGTCAGGCGGGTGTCACAGGCGTTGAACGTCAGAAGCAACTCGGCGATGCAATCAAACAGCACTACCAAAGTGTTTATGATGCGGCGGTTGCTAAACGTGCGACGTTTGAAAACAGCGAACATATGCCAATTATCGCTACGGGTCATTTAACGGCGATGGGTGTTCAACAATCGGATTCGGTGCGTGATATCTATGTCGGCAATCTTGATGGTTTCGCCGCTGATGGCTTCCCAGACGCAGACTATATTGCTCTTGGTCATATTCACCGTCCACAAGTGGTGGCAAAGCGTGAATACATTCGTTACTGCGGATCACCAATCCCATTAAGCTTTGATGAACTTAAGTCTCAGAAACAAGTGTGTGTGGTTGAGTTTGTTGAGGGCGTACGCACCATTTCTCAATTGTCAGTTCCAATGTTCCAACCGCTTGCCGAAATCAAAGGCGACCTGAGCGAGATCGAATCTCAACTGAATCAATACATAGGTTTAGATAGCGAACAAAGCGTATGGTTATCGATAGAAGTGCAAGCGCAAGATTACTTATCTGATTTGCAAGAGCGTATGCGTTCATTGACTGACGGTTTGAATGTGGAAGTACTTCAACTGCGCCGAGCAAGAGAGCGTCGTAATCAAGCATTAGAGCAAGAGTCGGCAGAAACCTTATCTGAACTGAGCCCGATGGATGTGTTTAACAAGCGTATTGCCTTAGAAGAGTTTGAAACTGATTCTGAAAAAGCGCGTTTAGAGCGCATGACGGTCAAGTTTAAACAAGTGATGGTCGAAGTGTCTGAAAGCGCTCAAGCGCCAAACAAAGTAGAAGAGTAA
- a CDS encoding AAA family ATPase produces the protein MKILSLEFENLNSLKGRWKLDFTQSPFAENGLFAITGPTGAGKTTILDAICLALFHRTPRLKSIAKGNNELMTRGTGECFAELEFEVQGKTYRSNFHQKRARGKHDGALQTPTCEFADADTDKVLETMLTKKTKLVEQVTGLDFSRFTKSIMLSQGEFAAFLNANANDRAELLEELTGTEVYSLISERIYDHFKSSEESLNHLKAKAEGVSLLSEEQIQALTAERETLEADQKRLAEQLKEWQAHLSWWKDVTKAEQTIATSEHDLKTTQDELDRNQPSLERLANSDPAEKLRPMHKDLKRCEQEVNTTQANLDNSTKLLAVRDVEKQDAQTKLTQSSDAVQKIKTEQQDQEKIIEQVRPLDNQISVLKDKQTAACNAANTLNELHTQQRNQQVVLVQKIDALKQQDQLSAEYLNTHQADQHLEKHLGQWQAKVEQVRTLERQHSEQLNSAKQALSAVDAQQTIIKSAQEAKATQDKTLAELVVLESSAKQQWEALQGNTSEQVLNAQKDLLEFWNRNTHSLLEINRGFLNAQQQLHVKTQTHQSNTQLVDKLSKEREVLVERYKEKETSLERLTRLIDQEGELAKYRAALESGSECPLCGSTDHSIEQSQDIANLVAQQEREKHELAIIKKDGQEHRQQLDSLAPMITALNDDIQRAHADTQQAQLNWQGIVGKLQQGLSDFVGTTPELALLTINDLGNEVTVTTFVQQCELQLSQRSQQLKALADAKAHYAEAEKQRLSVSVMADKAQSNLDLAEQRLADLNKQNQVTNEQVTQITQAKDQQWSSLKESIVQTAIEAPELEHIDDWFTAKSQASSTWQQTKQQQADIEKQLITQNAELKTLDDKLSSAEKELATLTQESESLVLELTRVTAERTELFGDKDIQATSNAMKQKVTEAVNAFDAAQLVLNRCELEYRTEQTKHTGFSDELASKQSSLTQATNAWLEALKTSPFEDEANFEAALLDEEVRTQLQSLKKSLDEAIVSAQVRLSTAKATQVELQNHANAETWQEQNQQQVEEATTECQNAQQSHATKIGAISANLETDSQNRSNQQDLFKQIDEQQVEFDDISRLNSLIGSKNGDKFRKFAQGLTLENLVYLANKQLQRLHGRYELKRKADDGLELQVLDTWQGDVMRDTKTLSGGESFLVSLALALALSDLVSYKTSIDSLFLDEGFGTLDSDTLDIALNALDNLNASGKMIGVISHVEALKERVPVQLKVTKHSGLGVSEMEKQYKVVA, from the coding sequence ATGAAGATTTTAAGCCTAGAATTTGAAAACCTGAACTCTTTGAAAGGACGTTGGAAGCTCGATTTTACCCAATCGCCGTTTGCAGAAAATGGTCTGTTTGCTATTACAGGCCCAACTGGGGCGGGTAAAACCACCATTCTTGATGCGATTTGTTTGGCATTGTTCCACCGCACGCCGCGCTTAAAGAGCATTGCTAAAGGCAATAATGAATTAATGACGCGTGGCACGGGTGAGTGTTTCGCTGAGCTGGAGTTTGAAGTACAGGGCAAAACGTACCGCTCTAATTTCCATCAAAAGCGAGCGCGTGGAAAACACGATGGCGCATTACAAACGCCAACCTGTGAATTTGCCGATGCTGACACCGACAAAGTCTTAGAAACCATGCTGACCAAGAAGACCAAGTTGGTCGAGCAGGTAACTGGGCTCGATTTCTCTCGTTTCACCAAATCCATCATGTTGTCTCAGGGTGAGTTTGCGGCGTTCTTAAATGCCAATGCGAACGACCGCGCAGAGCTACTTGAAGAGCTGACGGGAACAGAAGTTTATAGCCTGATTTCAGAGCGTATCTACGATCATTTCAAGTCGAGTGAAGAGTCGCTTAATCACCTTAAAGCGAAAGCCGAAGGGGTGAGTTTACTGTCTGAAGAGCAAATCCAAGCGCTGACCGCAGAGCGTGAAACGTTAGAAGCCGATCAGAAGCGTTTAGCGGAGCAATTAAAAGAGTGGCAAGCGCACCTAAGCTGGTGGAAAGACGTGACTAAAGCTGAGCAAACTATTGCGACCAGTGAGCACGATCTTAAAACCACTCAGGATGAACTAGACCGCAACCAACCTTCACTAGAGCGTTTGGCAAACAGTGATCCGGCTGAGAAACTGCGCCCAATGCACAAAGATTTAAAGCGTTGCGAACAAGAGGTAAACACCACTCAAGCTAACTTAGATAACAGCACCAAGTTACTTGCCGTTCGTGATGTAGAGAAGCAAGACGCGCAAACTAAACTGACTCAAAGCAGTGATGCTGTTCAGAAGATAAAAACCGAACAACAAGATCAAGAGAAGATCATTGAACAGGTTCGCCCTCTAGATAACCAAATTTCCGTACTCAAAGATAAGCAAACTGCGGCCTGTAATGCAGCGAATACACTAAACGAGCTACATACGCAGCAGCGCAATCAACAGGTCGTTTTGGTCCAAAAAATAGATGCACTAAAGCAACAAGATCAACTGAGCGCTGAGTACCTAAATACGCATCAAGCTGATCAGCATCTGGAAAAACACCTAGGTCAATGGCAAGCAAAGGTCGAGCAAGTTCGTACCCTAGAGCGCCAGCATTCAGAACAACTAAACTCAGCGAAGCAAGCTTTGTCTGCGGTTGATGCACAGCAAACGATCATCAAATCTGCGCAAGAAGCTAAAGCCACGCAAGATAAAACTTTAGCTGAATTGGTTGTGCTAGAGAGTAGTGCAAAGCAACAGTGGGAAGCATTGCAAGGCAACACCAGCGAACAAGTATTGAATGCGCAAAAAGATCTGTTGGAGTTCTGGAATCGCAATACGCATTCATTACTTGAGATCAATCGTGGTTTTCTAAATGCTCAACAGCAGCTGCACGTTAAAACACAAACGCATCAAAGTAACACTCAGTTGGTCGACAAGCTTTCGAAAGAACGTGAAGTGTTAGTTGAGCGATATAAAGAGAAAGAGACTTCGCTTGAGCGATTAACGCGTTTGATTGATCAAGAAGGCGAATTGGCGAAATACCGAGCAGCTTTAGAATCTGGATCTGAGTGCCCATTGTGTGGTTCAACTGACCATTCGATTGAACAGTCGCAAGACATTGCAAACTTGGTTGCTCAACAAGAGCGTGAAAAGCATGAGTTAGCGATCATCAAGAAAGACGGTCAAGAGCATCGTCAGCAGTTGGATTCTCTTGCTCCAATGATTACTGCACTCAACGATGATATTCAACGTGCACATGCCGATACTCAACAAGCTCAATTGAATTGGCAAGGCATTGTTGGCAAGCTTCAACAGGGCTTATCGGATTTCGTTGGTACGACTCCTGAACTGGCTCTACTTACGATTAACGATTTAGGTAATGAAGTTACGGTGACGACCTTTGTTCAGCAGTGTGAGCTTCAACTAAGTCAGAGATCGCAGCAACTCAAAGCGTTGGCTGATGCTAAAGCGCATTACGCCGAAGCTGAGAAACAACGCCTGTCTGTAAGTGTTATGGCTGACAAAGCGCAATCTAACCTTGATCTGGCCGAGCAACGCTTAGCGGATTTGAACAAGCAAAACCAAGTCACAAACGAACAAGTGACTCAGATAACTCAAGCGAAAGATCAACAATGGAGCTCTTTAAAAGAGAGCATTGTTCAAACGGCTATTGAAGCGCCTGAACTTGAGCATATTGATGATTGGTTTACTGCGAAATCGCAAGCATCAAGCACATGGCAGCAAACTAAACAGCAACAGGCCGACATTGAGAAGCAACTGATTACTCAAAATGCCGAATTGAAAACCTTAGATGACAAGCTAAGTAGCGCAGAGAAAGAGCTCGCGACACTGACGCAAGAGAGTGAGTCTCTAGTGTTAGAACTGACTCGTGTAACTGCTGAAAGAACAGAGTTATTTGGTGACAAAGACATTCAAGCCACCAGCAATGCGATGAAGCAAAAAGTCACTGAAGCGGTAAATGCATTTGATGCCGCGCAGTTAGTGCTTAACCGTTGCGAACTTGAATATCGAACCGAGCAAACCAAACACACTGGTTTCTCGGACGAGTTAGCCAGCAAGCAGTCAAGCCTCACACAAGCGACAAATGCTTGGCTAGAAGCGCTTAAAACTAGCCCATTCGAAGATGAGGCTAATTTTGAAGCAGCGTTGTTAGACGAAGAGGTTAGAACTCAACTGCAAAGCCTGAAGAAGTCTTTAGACGAAGCGATTGTCAGTGCGCAAGTAAGGTTGAGTACCGCCAAAGCGACGCAAGTGGAGCTACAAAACCACGCAAATGCTGAAACATGGCAAGAGCAAAATCAACAGCAAGTTGAAGAAGCGACTACTGAGTGTCAAAACGCACAACAAAGCCATGCGACAAAGATCGGCGCGATTTCTGCCAATCTAGAAACTGATAGCCAGAACCGCAGTAATCAGCAAGATCTGTTCAAACAGATCGACGAGCAGCAGGTCGAGTTTGATGATATATCACGTCTGAACTCACTTATCGGTTCTAAGAACGGCGATAAATTCCGTAAGTTTGCTCAAGGTCTCACACTGGAAAACTTAGTGTATTTGGCAAACAAGCAGCTACAGCGTTTACATGGGCGTTATGAGCTAAAACGTAAAGCTGATGATGGCCTGGAACTGCAAGTGCTCGACACATGGCAGGGCGATGTTATGCGTGACACTAAGACTTTGTCCGGTGGCGAAAGCTTCTTAGTGAGCTTGGCGTTGGCATTAGCGCTTTCTGATCTTGTTAGCTACAAAACCAGTATTGATTCTTTGTTCTTGGATGAAGGTTTCGGCACGTTAGATAGCGACACATTGGACATTGCACTTAACGCGCTCGATAACCTGAATGCGTCTGGCAAGATGATCGGTGTCATTAGTCACGTTGAAGCACTTAAAGAGCGAGTACCCGTTCAGCTTAAAGTGACGAAACACTCCGGACTTGGCGTGAGTGAAATGGAGAAGCAGTACAAGGTTGTTGCTTAG
- a CDS encoding DUF2256 domain-containing protein, with product MHKKPHLPTKTCPVCQKPFAWRKKWQRCWDDVIYCSERCRRNKS from the coding sequence ATGCACAAGAAACCCCATTTACCGACCAAGACATGTCCCGTTTGCCAAAAGCCTTTCGCATGGCGTAAAAAGTGGCAGCGCTGTTGGGACGACGTTATTTATTGTTCTGAACGTTGTCGTCGAAATAAATCTTAG
- a CDS encoding serine protein kinase RIO has translation MYKDGMKIPKRIQPLVDDGLVDEVTSQLMSGKEASVYIVRCGDTIRCAKVYKEISQRSFKKATAYREGRKVRNSRRARAMEKGSGFGREQQEKVWQSAEVDALYKLAEAGVRVPVPYGCFDGVLLMELVTDDDGYVAPRLNDVVMSAEQAIEDHAVMMTYVVKMLCVGLIHGDLSEFNVLVDEYGPVIIDLPQAVDASANNNAEWMLARDINNIRDYYAQFAPELAKTEYAKEMWALYEKGDLKPDSKLTGEFTETDDLADIEAIMQEIDAARVEEQHRRERAKEEKEGVDDSKFNWAE, from the coding sequence ATGTATAAAGACGGCATGAAGATACCTAAAAGAATACAGCCTTTAGTTGACGATGGTTTAGTCGACGAGGTGACAAGCCAACTCATGAGTGGCAAAGAAGCATCGGTGTACATTGTGCGCTGCGGCGATACGATCCGTTGTGCCAAGGTATATAAGGAAATTAGCCAACGCAGCTTCAAAAAAGCGACGGCGTATCGTGAAGGCCGAAAAGTCCGAAACAGCCGCCGTGCTAGAGCTATGGAAAAAGGCTCTGGATTTGGTCGTGAGCAACAAGAAAAGGTTTGGCAGAGTGCTGAAGTGGATGCCTTATATAAACTGGCAGAAGCGGGCGTTCGTGTGCCTGTCCCTTATGGTTGCTTTGATGGCGTATTGCTTATGGAGCTGGTTACAGACGATGATGGTTATGTTGCACCACGTTTGAACGATGTCGTGATGTCAGCTGAGCAAGCGATCGAAGATCACGCCGTAATGATGACTTACGTAGTTAAGATGCTGTGTGTTGGTTTGATCCATGGTGACTTGTCTGAGTTCAACGTATTGGTGGATGAGTACGGCCCAGTAATTATCGATTTACCGCAAGCAGTTGACGCTTCGGCGAACAACAACGCTGAGTGGATGTTGGCTCGTGATATTAATAACATCCGTGACTACTACGCTCAGTTTGCTCCTGAATTGGCGAAAACTGAGTATGCCAAGGAAATGTGGGCGCTGTATGAGAAAGGCGACTTAAAGCCAGACAGCAAGCTGACGGGTGAGTTTACTGAAACGGACGACTTGGCTGATATCGAAGCCATAATGCAAGAGATAGACGCTGCGCGAGTTGAAGAACAACACCGACGCGAGAGAGCTAAAGAAGAGAAAGAAGGTGTCGACGATAGCAAGTTCAATTGGGCTGAGTAA
- a CDS encoding SDR family oxidoreductase — translation MVEQLRLHILVVGGSGGIGFAVVKHLLSELSRFDFLDVHVNATYHSQQPELENSRLNWHKVDATNESDIKRLSSEFDQLDWLINCVGILHTPELGPEKNLSSIDPEFFLKNISVNTLPSLLLAKHFTPILKASDNPKFAVVSAKVGSISDNRLGGWYSYRASKAALNMFIKTMSIEWQRTLKKGTVLALHPGTTDTALSKPFQTNVPEGKLFESSYVAHQLVDIIRTATPDKSGDFYAYDGEQLSW, via the coding sequence ATGGTGGAGCAACTCAGATTACATATATTGGTGGTCGGTGGAAGTGGCGGTATTGGTTTCGCTGTGGTTAAACACCTATTATCTGAGCTCTCTCGGTTCGATTTTCTGGATGTGCATGTAAACGCGACTTACCACTCTCAACAACCGGAACTAGAAAACAGCCGCTTAAACTGGCACAAAGTCGACGCAACCAATGAATCGGACATCAAACGCTTGAGTTCTGAGTTTGACCAACTTGATTGGTTGATCAACTGCGTGGGTATACTTCATACACCGGAACTTGGTCCAGAGAAAAACTTGTCTTCCATTGACCCTGAATTTTTCCTCAAAAACATATCTGTGAATACCCTGCCCAGCTTATTGCTGGCAAAACACTTCACGCCGATTCTTAAAGCAAGCGACAATCCAAAATTTGCAGTGGTATCTGCAAAGGTAGGAAGTATTTCAGACAACAGATTGGGCGGCTGGTATAGCTATCGTGCTTCGAAAGCAGCCCTTAACATGTTCATCAAAACCATGTCGATTGAATGGCAGCGTACTCTTAAGAAAGGCACCGTGTTAGCGCTGCACCCAGGCACAACAGACACAGCTCTGTCGAAGCCTTTTCAGACCAATGTCCCTGAAGGTAAGTTATTTGAATCTAGCTATGTCGCCCATCAATTAGTCGATATCATTCGCACTGCGACCCCGGACAAAAGTGGGGACTTCTACGCTTATGATGGTGAGCAACTTAGTTGGTAG